A genome region from Deltaproteobacteria bacterium includes the following:
- a CDS encoding DUF475 domain-containing protein, translating into MKQRRTISYFLESIIFTVLGLGGAFAFGHHNGGMGMALSFLLTTTLLSCLEISVSLDNAVVNATVLRAMTPFWQTMFMTVGIAIAVFGMRVLFPILITAVAGNMDFSQAWTIATTQPEQYRQIMEDSHLSIMGFGGTFLLMVALTYFLNVEKETHWLPGVEKLMARAGGVHNAAASLTIITVMLAGGLLPQSDRYTFLISCLSGFAIHALIDVLKHIVGGGDIAAVAARSGLVGFVYLEILDSSFSFDGVVAAFAITNNFWLIAAGLGIGAMFVRSMTVYLVARGTLEQYKYLEPAAFWAIGFLVAVMFLSAAGHHLPGGEITTGLTSMVILGAGVATSIIQKHRQ; encoded by the coding sequence GCCTTCGGGCACCACAACGGCGGCATGGGCATGGCCCTATCCTTCCTGCTGACCACCACCCTTTTGTCCTGCCTGGAAATTTCGGTGTCCCTGGACAACGCCGTGGTCAACGCCACGGTTCTCAGAGCCATGACGCCCTTCTGGCAGACCATGTTCATGACCGTGGGCATCGCCATCGCCGTGTTCGGCATGCGCGTCCTGTTTCCCATCCTGATCACGGCCGTGGCCGGCAACATGGATTTCAGCCAAGCCTGGACCATCGCCACGACCCAACCGGAACAGTACCGGCAAATCATGGAGGACAGCCACCTGAGCATCATGGGCTTCGGCGGCACGTTTCTGCTCATGGTCGCCCTGACCTATTTTCTGAACGTCGAAAAAGAGACACACTGGCTGCCGGGCGTGGAAAAACTCATGGCCCGGGCCGGCGGCGTGCACAACGCGGCCGCCAGCCTGACCATCATCACGGTCATGTTGGCCGGGGGCCTTTTGCCCCAGTCCGACAGGTACACATTTTTAATCAGCTGCCTGAGCGGGTTCGCCATCCACGCCCTGATCGACGTGCTCAAGCACATCGTGGGCGGCGGCGATATCGCGGCCGTGGCCGCGCGCAGCGGTCTGGTGGGTTTTGTCTATCTGGAAATTCTCGACAGCAGTTTTTCCTTTGACGGCGTGGTCGCGGCCTTCGCCATCACCAACAACTTCTGGCTCATCGCCGCCGGCCTGGGCATCGGGGCCATGTTCGTACGCTCCATGACCGTCTATCTGGTCGCGCGCGGCACCCTGGAGCAATACAAATATCTGGAACCGGCGGCCTTCTGGGCCATCGGCTTTCTGGTCGCGGTCATGTTCCTGTCCGCGGCCGGACACCACCTGCCCGGCGGTGAAATCACCACGGGACTGACCAGCATGGTCATCCTCGGCGCGGGCGTCGCGACCAGCATCATCCAAAAACACCGCCAATAA